A region of Subtercola boreus DNA encodes the following proteins:
- the pcaG gene encoding protocatechuate 3,4-dioxygenase subunit alpha encodes MPVPPRTLRPTPGQTAGPFFAYGVEYDRMHQVVDPYSPGAVLLGGTITDGAGAPVPDAFVEIFGADGNGRVPRERGAFRRDDHTFTGFGRAFTNDDGHYEFFTRNPGAEPGRAAFFAVVVYARGLPDRLHTRIYLPDDAVALAADTFLGSLEPAERATLVATRTPEGHLEHDISLQGENETVFLAF; translated from the coding sequence ATGCCCGTTCCCCCGCGCACCCTCCGGCCCACCCCCGGCCAGACCGCCGGGCCGTTCTTCGCGTACGGCGTGGAGTACGACCGGATGCACCAGGTCGTCGACCCGTACTCCCCGGGTGCGGTGCTGCTCGGCGGCACGATCACCGACGGCGCCGGTGCCCCGGTGCCCGACGCGTTCGTCGAGATCTTCGGCGCCGATGGGAACGGCCGGGTGCCGCGGGAGCGCGGGGCTTTCCGGCGCGACGACCACACCTTCACGGGCTTCGGCCGGGCGTTCACGAACGACGACGGGCACTACGAGTTCTTCACCCGCAACCCCGGCGCCGAACCGGGCCGGGCGGCGTTCTTCGCGGTCGTCGTCTACGCGCGCGGCCTGCCCGATCGTCTGCACACCCGCATCTACCTGCCGGATGACGCGGTCGCGCTCGCGGCCGACACATTCCTGGGCTCGCTCGAGCCCGCCGAGCGCGCTACGCTCGTGGCCACGCGAACACCGGAGGGCCACCTGGAACACGACATCAGCCTGCAGGGCGAGAACGAGACGGTGTTCCTTGCCTTCTGA